From one Chloroflexota bacterium genomic stretch:
- the lepB gene encoding signal peptidase I: MKAFFRELIITVVLALSIFFLLRFTIDTVIVLGISMEPSFHTGQRILVSKVAYRIHEPERGDVIVFKPSNGEKGEFIKRIIALPRDTVEVKDGAVYVNGIELKEPYIKSPPSYPLTKQKIPANNYFVLGDNRNQSNDSHNGWVVPRQNIIGKAWVTIWPPPIWGLVPEHSLSDQLVSLINSYLVQQYIYK; this comes from the coding sequence ATGAAAGCTTTTTTCCGGGAACTTATAATCACCGTCGTACTCGCTCTGTCCATTTTCTTCTTATTGCGTTTCACCATTGACACCGTCATTGTCCTCGGCATCAGCATGGAGCCGAGCTTTCACACCGGCCAGCGTATCCTGGTGAGCAAGGTCGCCTATCGGATACACGAGCCGGAAAGAGGCGATGTTATCGTCTTCAAGCCGAGCAACGGTGAGAAGGGCGAATTCATCAAGCGCATCATTGCTCTGCCCAGGGACACGGTGGAGGTCAAAGACGGCGCGGTCTATGTGAACGGGATAGAATTGAAAGAGCCCTATATCAAGAGCCCGCCCAGTTACCCACTCACCAAGCAAAAGATACCGGCAAACAATTATTTCGTTCTCGGCGACAATCGCAATCAAAGCAATGACTCGCACAATGGTTGGGTGGTCCCGCGCCAGAACATCATCGGCAAAGCCTGGGTTACCATCTGGCCGCCACCGATATGGGGACTGGTGCCAGAACACTCGCTGTCAGACCAGCTGGTAAGCCTGATAAATTCATACCTGGTGCAACAATATATATATAAATAG
- a CDS encoding DNA internalization-related competence protein ComEC/Rec2: MLLILLSAAWVAGIYLGTQFDLPLALLLAGLVPLPLLLFSKKYRKWIIISSLSLIALFTAAWYAYQSLNIVDADDLRFYNDRGTIDVRGVVARDPETSDRSTHLYFSATEIRAESEWRPAEGSALLFVPRYSSYKYGDQLHVTGALETPPQLDDFDYRGYLAHQGIYGTMLYPEIEIEARGAGFKPLAWIYELRAGLAQTLAEVLPEPQASLAQGILLGIRENIPQSVKDDFVRTGTAHLLAISGLHLGIVAGIMLSLGLWLFGRRHYLYVWLAMVIIWLYALLTGMHPPVVRGAIMASLFLTAELLGRQRSAITALTFAAAVMVGISPYILGDAAFQLSFLAMAGLVFLFPPFRSLGRRAVNKFIGEEGAIVTAANFTGDSLSVTMAAVIAVWPVVAYYFGIISFAGPLATFLLLPALPVVILAGAMSGIAGLVLLPAGQVIGWLAWLFLSYMLYIVSWLASSPLAFIEVGKVAPVWLWLYYAALAAVVILGRKLKAGRKAAVMARLSSGAGRSMSLVNRLPAKWVVPPLATIAVLVWFSAAAMPDDRLHVSFLDVGQGDAILIQQGTRQVLIDGGPSPQAINLELGRQMPFWDRTIELVILTHPDQDHLAGLVEVLKRFRVENVLDPGLDGDSPSYEEWQRLIMERGIMKTTARAGQQIALSEATLTVLHPRDTLQNADADIDNNSLVLHLRAGRVSFLLTGDIRSEAELQLTARRAALDSTVLKVAHHGSDTSTTREFLSAVDPQIAVISVGAENKFGHPRPDVIAKLEQQLGTDNIYRTDRHGTIEFTTDGERLWLSTTQ; the protein is encoded by the coding sequence GTGCTACTCATATTGCTCAGCGCCGCCTGGGTAGCAGGCATCTATCTGGGGACCCAATTCGACCTGCCGCTGGCCCTGCTGCTAGCCGGCCTCGTGCCGCTACCGCTCCTTCTTTTTTCCAAGAAATACCGCAAATGGATAATTATCAGCAGCCTCAGCCTGATTGCCCTTTTCACTGCCGCATGGTACGCCTATCAGAGCCTGAATATCGTCGACGCCGACGACCTGCGCTTCTACAATGACCGCGGCACCATTGATGTCAGAGGGGTGGTCGCCAGAGACCCTGAAACCAGCGACCGTAGCACTCATCTTTACTTTTCCGCCACGGAAATACGCGCTGAAAGTGAATGGAGACCGGCCGAAGGAAGTGCCCTGCTGTTTGTGCCGCGCTATTCCAGCTACAAATACGGTGACCAGCTCCACGTAACCGGCGCGCTGGAGACGCCGCCACAGCTCGATGATTTCGACTACCGGGGCTACCTTGCCCACCAGGGAATTTACGGCACCATGCTCTACCCTGAAATCGAAATCGAGGCGCGCGGGGCTGGCTTCAAACCTCTGGCCTGGATTTACGAACTGAGAGCAGGTCTGGCGCAGACACTGGCTGAAGTGCTCCCCGAGCCACAGGCATCACTAGCCCAGGGAATCCTTCTGGGTATTCGTGAAAACATACCGCAATCAGTCAAAGATGACTTTGTCCGTACCGGGACGGCACACCTGCTGGCCATATCCGGCCTGCACCTTGGCATCGTCGCCGGTATCATGCTCAGCCTCGGCTTGTGGCTGTTTGGCCGCCGACATTACCTTTACGTCTGGCTGGCCATGGTCATTATCTGGCTGTATGCGCTGCTCACCGGCATGCACCCGCCGGTGGTTCGCGGCGCCATCATGGCCAGTCTGTTTCTCACCGCCGAACTCCTGGGCAGGCAGCGCAGTGCCATCACTGCCCTCACCTTTGCCGCAGCGGTGATGGTCGGCATCAGCCCCTACATACTGGGAGATGCTGCCTTTCAGCTGAGCTTCCTGGCCATGGCGGGACTGGTCTTTCTCTTTCCTCCCTTCCGGTCGCTGGGCAGAAGGGCGGTAAATAAATTCATCGGTGAAGAAGGGGCAATCGTAACCGCAGCTAACTTCACCGGCGATAGCCTCAGCGTTACCATGGCGGCAGTAATCGCCGTCTGGCCGGTGGTGGCCTATTACTTCGGCATAATTTCCTTTGCCGGGCCGCTGGCCACTTTCCTGCTCCTGCCGGCGCTGCCCGTGGTAATCCTTGCCGGCGCGATGTCCGGCATCGCCGGGCTTGTATTACTTCCTGCAGGCCAGGTCATCGGCTGGCTGGCCTGGCTTTTTCTGTCCTACATGCTTTATATAGTCAGCTGGCTGGCATCATCGCCCCTGGCCTTCATCGAAGTGGGCAAAGTGGCTCCGGTCTGGTTATGGCTATATTATGCAGCACTGGCGGCAGTAGTCATCCTGGGTCGAAAGTTAAAAGCCGGCAGGAAAGCAGCGGTGATGGCAAGACTCAGTTCGGGCGCTGGCAGGTCGATGAGTCTGGTAAATCGGCTGCCTGCGAAATGGGTGGTTCCACCTCTGGCCACCATAGCGGTTCTGGTCTGGTTTAGCGCCGCCGCCATGCCCGATGACAGGTTACACGTCAGCTTTCTGGATGTGGGACAGGGCGACGCTATCCTGATACAGCAGGGAACCCGGCAGGTGTTGATTGATGGCGGTCCCAGTCCACAGGCGATAAACCTGGAACTCGGCAGGCAGATGCCCTTCTGGGACAGGACCATAGAGCTGGTTATCCTGACCCATCCCGACCAGGACCACCTCGCCGGCCTGGTTGAGGTGTTGAAACGTTTCCGCGTGGAAAATGTGCTCGACCCGGGTCTTGACGGTGATTCGCCATCATATGAGGAATGGCAGAGATTGATTATGGAAAGAGGGATTATGAAGACCACAGCCCGGGCCGGACAGCAGATTGCTCTGTCCGAGGCGACGCTCACGGTGCTCCACCCCCGGGACACCCTGCAAAACGCGGATGCCGACATAGACAATAACAGCCTGGTCCTGCACCTGAGGGCCGGCCGGGTCAGTTTCCTGCTTACCGGCGATATACGGAGTGAAGCGGAATTACAGCTTACAGCTCGGCGAGCAGCTTTAGACAGCACCGTATTGAAGGTTGCCCATCATGGCTCCGATACTTCCACCACCCGGGAATTTCTATCCGCGGTCGACCCGCAGATTGCGGTGATATCCGTTGGCGCCGAAAATAAATTCGGCCACCCGCGCCCGGATGTCATTGCAAAGCTTGAGCAGCAGCTCGGTACCGATAATATCTACCGCACTGACCGCCACGGCACGATAGAATTTACCACTGACGGGGAAAGACTCTGGCTCAGTACAACGCAATAG
- a CDS encoding ComEA family DNA-binding protein translates to MTRSNKFWAAIILFLIIVIVTGSILIWSKYNPNRPIEITISPSPEIIGQISVSGAVNVPGIYPLTSGDSIDALLQSAGGATAFADLDRIKLYITSIDEAEVPQKVDLNRAEAWLLQALPGIGETRAQAIVNYRQQNGQFNHISEITSVEGIGTATCEKIKHLITISD, encoded by the coding sequence ATGACTAGGTCCAATAAATTCTGGGCGGCGATTATCCTGTTTCTCATTATCGTGATTGTGACTGGCAGCATATTAATCTGGTCGAAGTATAACCCCAACCGACCAATCGAAATCACAATATCCCCATCACCCGAAATCATTGGCCAGATATCCGTCTCCGGCGCGGTTAATGTTCCTGGTATCTATCCACTGACATCTGGAGACTCCATCGACGCTTTGCTACAATCGGCGGGCGGGGCGACCGCTTTCGCCGACCTGGACAGAATCAAGCTCTATATAACGTCTATCGATGAAGCAGAGGTCCCACAGAAGGTTGACCTGAACCGCGCTGAGGCCTGGTTGCTGCAGGCACTCCCCGGCATTGGTGAAACGAGGGCTCAGGCTATCGTGAATTATCGTCAGCAGAACGGGCAGTTCAACCATATCAGCGAAATAACCAGCGTGGAAGGTATCGGGACAGCGACCTGTGAAAAAATCAAGCACCTTATCACGATTTCCGATTAA
- a CDS encoding TrkA family potassium uptake protein, producing the protein MYIIIVGGGRVGYYLARALLNEGHEVLIIEKTPRFCDIINEEMGSVCVQGDGCEAAILAEVGTGRADMFVAVTGDDEDNLVACQVAKHKFNVPRTIARIRNPQNEAIFKKLGIDVTVSATNIILEAIEKEVPTHPLTHLMTRADKGLEIVEIRIPPDSKTIGKPIKEVPLPEGTKLALVIPMDRKPSIPNPNTVLREGDQIIALTTPELEEELRSKLTGI; encoded by the coding sequence ATGTATATCATCATTGTTGGTGGTGGTAGAGTAGGTTATTATCTGGCAAGAGCCCTGCTCAATGAGGGACATGAGGTACTCATCATCGAGAAGACCCCCCGTTTTTGCGACATTATCAACGAGGAAATGGGCAGTGTTTGCGTGCAGGGCGACGGCTGCGAAGCGGCCATTCTAGCTGAAGTAGGCACCGGAAGGGCGGACATGTTTGTGGCCGTTACCGGCGACGATGAAGATAATCTGGTCGCCTGCCAGGTAGCCAAACATAAATTCAACGTGCCGCGTACCATCGCCCGCATCCGAAACCCCCAGAACGAGGCCATTTTCAAGAAACTGGGAATAGATGTTACCGTAAGTGCCACCAATATCATCCTGGAAGCCATAGAGAAAGAGGTACCCACGCACCCGCTGACGCATCTGATGACCCGCGCTGATAAAGGGCTGGAGATTGTAGAGATAAGAATTCCCCCAGACTCAAAGACCATTGGCAAACCAATCAAAGAAGTCCCGCTGCCCGAGGGAACCAAACTGGCACTGGTTATTCCTATGGACCGTAAACCAAGCATACCTAATCCGAACACCGTTCTCCGCGAAGGAGACCAGATAATCGCCCTGACCACTCCGGAACTGGAAGAGGAACTTCGTTCCAAGTTGACCGGTATTTAA
- a CDS encoding TrkA family potassium uptake protein, protein MKIVIMGCGRVGAQIASLLEQDGHEITVLDIDAYSFRRLPPDFSGTALLGNGVDEDVLRRAGIEEADVFVAMTQGDNRNVMAAQIAKHIFNVPRVISRIYDPLRQEMYDTLGIEAFSPTTIFAELVKKKIES, encoded by the coding sequence ATGAAAATAGTCATTATGGGCTGCGGAAGAGTCGGTGCTCAAATAGCCAGTCTGCTGGAGCAAGACGGCCATGAAATCACCGTCCTCGATATTGATGCTTACAGCTTTCGGAGGTTACCGCCTGACTTCAGCGGCACGGCGCTGCTCGGCAACGGGGTGGATGAGGATGTACTGAGGAGAGCCGGCATTGAAGAGGCAGACGTTTTCGTCGCCATGACACAGGGTGACAACCGGAACGTCATGGCCGCACAAATTGCCAAGCATATTTTCAATGTGCCACGGGTCATCTCCCGAATCTATGACCCCTTGCGCCAGGAGATGTATGATACCCTTGGTATAGAGGCCTTCAGCCCAACCACAATCTTCGCCGAGCTGGTGAAGAAAAAAATAGAGAGCTAA
- a CDS encoding universal stress protein, whose product MEFNKILVPISGTEADEETMRLACRLVKKDKGRIWAVYVITVQRTLPLAAEIEPEIKKAEDILDQIEIVAEEEDHEVEAEALQAREAGPAIIDEAVDRGVDLILMGIKHKKRFGQFSLGNVVPYVLKNAPCPVILYQE is encoded by the coding sequence ATGGAGTTTAACAAAATTCTGGTGCCGATAAGCGGCACCGAAGCTGACGAAGAGACAATGAGGCTGGCCTGCAGGCTGGTTAAGAAGGATAAGGGTAGAATTTGGGCGGTTTATGTCATCACCGTACAACGCACTTTACCTCTTGCTGCCGAAATTGAGCCTGAAATTAAAAAGGCTGAAGATATACTAGACCAGATAGAGATTGTTGCCGAAGAAGAAGACCACGAGGTAGAGGCTGAAGCGCTTCAAGCCCGCGAGGCAGGTCCAGCGATTATCGATGAAGCAGTAGACCGAGGGGTCGACTTAATCTTGATGGGTATCAAGCACAAGAAACGCTTCGGGCAATTCAGTCTGGGTAATGTGGTACCTTATGTGTTGAAAAATGCTCCCTGTCCAGTGATACTATATCAAGAATAG
- a CDS encoding two pore domain potassium channel family protein yields MKDRETPEQLTPLLRGDKVLRVRRRRPRRRLRFTPDIPGVIRFLKQIATETPLVPLTFVLVALWLLSSWGVYLAERGANEQINSYGYALWWTFTAMQTQGANSPGPITAPGMIIGSVWSILSTIAFFGVVIATLYAYFMLPKRRPSREIIGALQYNLEELEHLSIDELEVLRDTTVRIVDTQIRDLKEKSPGQ; encoded by the coding sequence ATGAAAGACAGAGAAACACCTGAGCAACTAACACCTTTACTGCGCGGGGACAAGGTGCTCCGCGTCCGCAGACGAAGGCCACGTCGAAGGCTCCGCTTTACTCCGGACATCCCGGGAGTTATCAGATTTCTTAAGCAGATAGCCACCGAAACGCCTCTGGTACCATTGACATTTGTTCTTGTCGCACTTTGGCTGCTCTCATCGTGGGGTGTCTATCTCGCCGAGCGGGGAGCAAATGAGCAGATAAACTCCTATGGTTATGCGCTCTGGTGGACCTTCACCGCCATGCAAACGCAAGGTGCCAATAGCCCGGGGCCAATTACTGCTCCTGGAATGATAATCGGTTCAGTCTGGTCAATTTTGAGTACGATTGCCTTTTTTGGTGTGGTAATCGCCACCCTTTATGCCTACTTCATGCTCCCCAAGCGACGCCCTTCCCGGGAAATCATCGGTGCCCTCCAATATAATCTGGAGGAATTGGAACACTTATCTATCGACGAGTTAGAGGTGCTCAGAGACACTACAGTACGGATTGTAGATACCCAGATAAGGGACCTTAAAGAAAAGTCGCCGGGCCAGTAA
- a CDS encoding helix-turn-helix transcriptional regulator, which yields MIIRTRVFELCNGHYCNLSELARAMGLSVSQVYRVREGKRQINQKFIVGAKKAFPGYGLDDLFYLENEQFSGFAMGTGVTGPYRVVN from the coding sequence ATGATAATCAGAACAAGAGTATTTGAGCTGTGTAATGGACATTACTGCAACCTGTCAGAACTGGCACGTGCCATGGGACTTTCCGTGAGCCAGGTTTACCGGGTTCGCGAAGGGAAACGCCAAATAAATCAAAAATTTATTGTTGGGGCCAAGAAGGCGTTTCCCGGTTATGGACTTGACGACCTCTTTTATCTTGAGAATGAGCAGTTTAGTGGCTTTGCCATGGGGACAGGGGTCACTGGGCCTTATCGAGTTGTTAATTAA
- the def gene encoding peptide deformylase, which translates to MTILQIRSVPDSVLKQKAKKVRTIDRSIKKLIRDMQETMHAVPGRVGLAAPQVGAPLRVIVIGMPEEEDIILINPEIVRRRGERVIDEGCLSVPGYFGQITRAESVTVKGRDQNGKEVRIKAEDLLAQVLEHEIDHLNGTLYIDHPEVRETLRKVEPEETGL; encoded by the coding sequence ATGACGATACTTCAAATTCGCAGCGTTCCAGATTCTGTTCTGAAACAGAAGGCCAAAAAAGTCCGCACCATCGACCGCTCCATTAAAAAGCTGATACGAGACATGCAGGAGACGATGCATGCCGTGCCGGGCCGTGTTGGGCTGGCGGCGCCGCAGGTGGGCGCCCCGCTACGTGTTATCGTCATCGGGATGCCCGAGGAAGAAGACATTATTCTGATCAATCCGGAGATAGTGCGCCGGAGGGGGGAGCGTGTTATTGATGAAGGTTGCCTCAGCGTTCCCGGTTACTTCGGGCAGATAACACGCGCTGAATCAGTAACCGTGAAGGGTCGCGACCAGAACGGCAAGGAAGTGCGGATAAAAGCTGAAGACCTGCTGGCCCAGGTACTGGAACATGAGATTGACCACCTTAACGGGACGCTGTACATTGACCACCCTGAAGTAAGGGAAACACTGCGCAAGGTAGAGCCAGAAGAGACCGGGCTTTAG
- the priA gene encoding primosomal protein N', translated as MKYAEVSVNSPVAQRRTFSYAIPPGLNIEVGQAVWVPFGERTLQGIVMELSPRPAVEETRDIIDIIEPRPFLSAARINLARWISDYYLSPLFDAVALMLPPGFERKTLTFISAVPSPDEEILSSITPPQLQVFELLQKQERVSLRELEKKLGEKKAQAIVSQLARRGLAVRNYELEPIKIRPKTVPFLRLNVPPASAREISAELKRKRAFKQASIIDFLSELTEPAAWAEMRQKLGVSKAIADALVRQGFITFEEVEVRREPISYQDIAPASPPQLTRAQEDAFSRIREAIHGGRSEAKGFLLHGVTASGKTEIYLRALAETVKLGRRGIILVPEIALTPQTIERFASRFPHRVAVLHSRLSPGEQYDEWRRIRDGEFDVVVGPRSALFAPQPDLGLIVIDEEHEWTYKQDNPPRYHARDVALKLAELTGSVIILGSATPDVGTYFRTQQGTYELLRLPERVVPVESAPLPRVDVVDMREELKAGNRSVFSRALSREITKAVNGGEQVILFLNRRGGATFIQCRRCGFVLRCRRCEVPLTHHYAEDVLVCHQCNYKTAVPDNCPRCFSRQMKYLGLGTQKLEQEVSYAMPRARLLRWDSDMTRSKDSHEKILRQFRDHKADILIGTQMVAKGLDLPRITLVGVVSADTSLNLPDFRAGERTFQLLSQVAGRAGRGPLGGQVIIQTFSPDHYAIQAAASHDYPAFYEKEIDYRRQLHNPPFSRLALLTYSHTNEAVCQREAEKMRNVLTLERDARGISALSLIGPAPAFIHRLRGRYRWQIILRGTELSPFLSQITFPQGWVIDIDPVSLL; from the coding sequence ATGAAATATGCTGAGGTCAGTGTCAATTCCCCGGTTGCCCAGCGTCGTACTTTCAGCTATGCCATACCCCCCGGTCTGAATATCGAGGTGGGGCAGGCAGTATGGGTCCCTTTTGGCGAGCGCACGCTGCAGGGCATCGTTATGGAGCTCAGCCCCCGCCCTGCCGTGGAAGAGACCAGGGATATCATTGATATTATTGAGCCCCGCCCATTTTTATCCGCCGCCCGGATAAATCTGGCCCGATGGATAAGCGATTACTATCTCTCCCCTCTTTTCGATGCCGTGGCCCTCATGCTGCCGCCGGGATTTGAAAGGAAAACGCTGACCTTTATCTCGGCGGTGCCAAGTCCTGACGAGGAGATACTGTCCAGTATCACTCCACCACAACTGCAGGTCTTTGAGCTGCTGCAAAAGCAGGAGAGGGTGAGTCTGAGAGAGCTGGAGAAGAAACTCGGGGAAAAGAAGGCACAGGCCATCGTCTCACAATTGGCAAGAAGAGGGCTGGCGGTAAGAAATTACGAACTGGAGCCGATAAAGATACGGCCCAAGACGGTGCCCTTCCTGCGCCTTAACGTGCCCCCAGCCAGTGCCCGGGAGATATCGGCAGAGCTCAAAAGGAAAAGGGCCTTCAAGCAGGCGAGTATTATCGATTTTCTAAGCGAGCTAACTGAACCGGCGGCGTGGGCAGAAATGCGACAGAAACTGGGTGTGAGCAAAGCAATCGCCGATGCCCTGGTTCGCCAGGGGTTTATTACCTTTGAAGAGGTCGAAGTCAGACGGGAGCCGATTTCCTATCAGGATATTGCGCCAGCATCACCGCCGCAATTGACCCGAGCTCAAGAAGATGCATTCTCACGCATCCGCGAGGCGATACATGGTGGCAGGTCAGAAGCAAAGGGTTTCCTGCTCCACGGCGTTACCGCCAGCGGTAAGACCGAGATATACCTGCGGGCACTCGCGGAAACAGTGAAACTGGGCCGGCGGGGCATCATCCTGGTGCCGGAAATCGCCCTCACCCCCCAGACCATAGAGCGCTTTGCCTCCCGCTTCCCACATAGAGTCGCTGTCCTGCACAGCCGGCTCTCACCGGGTGAGCAATATGATGAATGGCGGAGGATAAGGGACGGCGAATTCGACGTCGTCGTCGGCCCCAGGAGCGCCCTCTTTGCCCCCCAGCCCGACCTCGGGCTTATCGTTATCGACGAGGAACACGAATGGACATACAAGCAGGATAACCCGCCCCGCTATCACGCCCGCGATGTGGCGCTAAAGTTAGCTGAACTGACAGGGTCGGTGATCATTCTCGGAAGCGCCACTCCCGATGTGGGCACCTATTTCCGCACCCAGCAGGGAACTTATGAACTCCTCCGACTTCCGGAACGAGTTGTTCCGGTGGAAAGCGCGCCACTGCCACGGGTTGATGTCGTGGACATGAGAGAGGAACTGAAAGCTGGTAATCGCAGCGTTTTCAGTCGGGCCCTGTCGCGGGAAATCACGAAGGCCGTAAACGGTGGGGAGCAGGTGATTCTATTCCTCAACCGCAGGGGTGGCGCCACGTTCATCCAGTGCCGTCGCTGCGGCTTCGTGCTGCGCTGCCGTCGCTGCGAGGTACCCCTGACCCACCACTACGCCGAAGACGTTCTTGTCTGTCACCAGTGCAATTACAAAACTGCGGTGCCGGATAATTGCCCACGCTGTTTCAGCCGGCAGATGAAATACCTGGGCTTGGGCACGCAGAAGCTGGAACAGGAAGTCAGCTACGCCATGCCGCGGGCAAGACTGCTCCGCTGGGACAGCGATATGACCAGAAGCAAAGACTCGCACGAGAAAATTCTGCGCCAGTTCCGCGACCACAAAGCGGATATCCTCATCGGCACGCAGATGGTAGCCAAAGGGCTTGACCTGCCCCGGATAACGCTGGTGGGCGTGGTGAGTGCGGACACGAGCCTGAATCTACCCGATTTCCGTGCCGGCGAGCGGACTTTCCAGCTATTAAGCCAGGTGGCCGGCCGAGCCGGTCGAGGACCCCTGGGTGGACAGGTAATCATTCAGACCTTCTCGCCGGACCACTATGCCATCCAGGCAGCAGCAAGCCATGATTACCCCGCTTTCTACGAAAAGGAAATCGATTATCGGCGTCAGCTGCATAATCCACCATTCTCCCGCCTGGCGCTCCTGACCTACAGCCACACCAATGAGGCTGTCTGCCAGCGAGAGGCGGAAAAGATGAGAAACGTGTTAACACTGGAAAGAGACGCCAGGGGCATAAGCGCTCTCAGCTTGATTGGCCCTGCCCCGGCATTCATCCACCGGCTAAGAGGTCGCTACCGATGGCAGATAATACTGCGCGGTACCGAATTGTCCCCTTTTCTTTCTCAAATAACCTTCCCGCAGGGCTGGGTGATTGACATTGACCCCGTAAGCCTGCTCTAG
- the rplS gene encoding 50S ribosomal protein L19, whose product MNVDSLINVKRNPRIPELASGDTVRVYTKVVEGGKERLQSFQGVVIKLQGGGVSATFTVRRIAYGVGVERTFPLYSPRVERVEVIRHGKVRRAKLYYLRGRSGKAARIKERRVDREKELARMELLAAEAEEEEAPETAELAEEEMLAEQEEALPETAKAVSEVTEPAEAEPLAEEEAPPEEAAEVAPEGELAEEPPEEEKVPEAEEAEPEATQAQGELAPEEPETAPTEEETEEKTEE is encoded by the coding sequence ATGAATGTTGATTCGTTGATAAACGTCAAACGCAATCCCAGAATCCCCGAACTCGCCTCTGGGGATACGGTACGCGTTTACACCAAAGTAGTTGAAGGCGGTAAGGAACGCCTCCAGTCATTTCAAGGAGTAGTCATCAAGCTTCAAGGGGGCGGGGTAAGCGCCACCTTTACCGTCAGACGTATCGCCTATGGTGTCGGTGTGGAGCGCACGTTCCCGCTGTACTCACCGAGAGTAGAGCGAGTGGAAGTAATACGTCACGGAAAGGTACGCCGGGCCAAACTGTATTACCTGCGCGGACGCAGCGGTAAGGCAGCCCGCATCAAAGAAAGACGGGTGGACCGGGAGAAAGAACTGGCCCGAATGGAACTGCTCGCCGCTGAGGCCGAAGAGGAGGAGGCACCAGAGACAGCAGAGCTGGCGGAAGAAGAAATGCTGGCCGAACAGGAAGAGGCACTTCCTGAAACGGCGAAAGCTGTATCTGAGGTAACGGAACCAGCTGAAGCGGAGCCGCTGGCCGAAGAAGAGGCGCCTCCAGAAGAAGCGGCGGAAGTGGCACCGGAAGGCGAGCTGGCCGAAGAACCACCGGAAGAGGAAAAGGTTCCCGAAGCAGAAGAAGCAGAGCCAGAAGCGACCCAGGCTCAGGGTGAGCTCGCTCCTGAAGAACCGGAAACAGCACCGACGGAAGAAGAGACCGAAGAAAAAACAGAAGAGTAA
- the trmD gene encoding tRNA (guanosine(37)-N1)-methyltransferase TrmD yields MRIDVLTIFPQMFGVPFSFGIFKRAIDQNLVNINVHNIRDYTHDKHNTVDDYPYGGGPGMVFKPEPVFEAVAAVKAQISDESEAAEPPIILLSPQGRLFNQQIATELSSYSHLILICGHYEGIDERVVEHLVTDEISIGDYVLTGGELPALVVIDAVIRLLPGVLGSEHSAQEESHVNGMLEYPQYTRPADFRGWPVPEVLLSGNHAQIARWRREQILWRTVERRPDLIDKSKLGQEEKQLVEQFTASNKAKSSLNKEPEK; encoded by the coding sequence ATGCGTATTGATGTGCTGACCATATTTCCACAGATGTTTGGCGTGCCGTTCAGTTTCGGCATCTTCAAGCGGGCCATTGACCAGAACCTGGTCAATATAAACGTGCATAACATTCGGGATTATACCCATGATAAACACAATACCGTTGATGATTACCCGTATGGCGGCGGCCCCGGCATGGTGTTTAAACCCGAGCCCGTTTTCGAAGCGGTGGCCGCGGTAAAAGCCCAGATTTCTGATGAATCTGAAGCTGCGGAACCGCCTATTATCCTGCTCTCACCTCAGGGACGTCTCTTCAACCAGCAAATCGCGACGGAACTGTCCAGCTACAGCCATCTCATCCTGATCTGCGGCCACTATGAGGGCATTGACGAGCGCGTGGTAGAACACCTGGTTACCGATGAAATCAGCATCGGTGATTACGTGCTGACCGGTGGCGAACTGCCGGCGCTGGTAGTTATTGACGCCGTCATTCGATTGCTTCCGGGAGTGCTCGGTTCCGAACATTCAGCGCAGGAAGAATCGCATGTAAATGGAATGCTGGAATATCCCCAGTACACTCGACCGGCTGATTTTCGGGGCTGGCCGGTTCCAGAAGTCCTGCTCTCCGGAAACCATGCCCAGATTGCCCGATGGCGCCGGGAGCAGATTTTATGGCGCACCGTGGAACGCCGGCCAGACCTCATCGACAAATCCAAACTCGGTCAGGAAGAAAAGCAGTTGGTGGAGCAATTCACCGCTTCGAATAAAGCCAAATCCAGTTTGAACAAGGAGCCTGAGAAATGA